The Podospora pseudopauciseta strain CBS 411.78 chromosome 2 map unlocalized CBS411.78m_2, whole genome shotgun sequence genome has a window encoding:
- a CDS encoding uncharacterized protein (EggNog:ENOG503NXDX; COG:Q), giving the protein MDAYSMSISSASRRVTSKLYQDLKTARLYTFDRSHKELGIMDRVLQFESLDPNRKPHIGIVGAGFAGLRCADILIRYGFRVTILEARNRLGGRIHQERLPSGNLIDMGANWIHGTDDNPILDLAKETKTHTGVFDSESYVFDEDGTLLSAQEGDKFSTVMWNIIEEAFEYSEKHGTQIDADKTLLDFFKEQILKQIPDTLEGYERQRKFVLQMADLWGAFVGSPVETQSLKFFWLEECIDGENLFCAGTYRKILERVAKPAVDGADIRYGTRVSEIYGKSTSPNGTPRARTADGQILEFDELVVTTPLGWLKQNTHAFHPPLPDRLSKAIQNIGYGCLEKVYISFPTAFWLTPDVNGRKVQGFCQWLSPNYSKDTNPAGWTNEIVELASMGPSSHPTLLFYTYGDESRHITSTLRSLPSQKEKLDFLFNFFKPYYSRLPSYDENNPDCHPVVAVATDWLGDDLAGNGSYANFQKGLKEGDKDIEIMRQGISGEGIWLAGEHTAPFVALGTVTGAYWSGEGVAKEVAGSYGRRMAEKLGKEDAITN; this is encoded by the exons TGTCAATTAGTAGCGCTTCCCGGAGAGTCACCTCGAAGCTGTATCAAGATCTGAAGACAGCCAGGCTTTACACTTTTGACAGATCACATAAGGAACTGGGCATCATGGATAGAGTCTTACAG TTCGAATCTTTGGATCCGAATAGAAAACCACACATTGGGATTGTCGGTGCTGGTTTTGCAGGTCTTCGATGTGCAGATATCCTCATTCGATATGGCTTCCGAGTGACGATCCTTGAAGCCCGTAATCGCCTCGGCGGCAGGATACATCAAGAAAGGCTCCCCAGCGGCAATCTGATAGACATGGGCGCCAACTGGATCCATGGCACTGATGATAACCCGATCCTGGATCTGGCAAAGGAGACCAAAACACACACTGGGGTCTTTGACAGCGAATCGTATGTTTTTGACGAAGACGGCACACTTCTATCTGCACAGGAAGGAGATAAATTCTCAACGGTCATGTGGAATATCATTGAAGAGGCTTTTGAGTACTCTGAGAAGCACGGGACTCAAATAGACGCGGACAAGACGCTGTTAGACTTCTTCAAGGAGCAAATTCTCAAGCAAATACCCGATACACTAGAGGGATATGAACGACAGAGGAAATTTGTCCTGCAGATGGCCGATCTTTGGGGGGCTTTTGTTGGCAGTCCAGTTGAGACACAGAGTCTCAAGTTCTTCTGGTTAGAAGAGTGTATTGACGGTG AAAATTTGTTTTGCGCTGGGACCTACCGCAAAATCCTGGAGAGGGTGGCGAAGCCAGCTGTTGATGGCGCTGATATTCGATATGGAACGCGGGTATCGGAGATATACGGAAAATCTACATCACCCAATGGAACTCCCAGGGCGAGGACTGCCGATGGCCAGATACTCGAGTTTGACGAGCTGGTTGTCACCACACCGCTTGGATGGCTCAAACAGAACACTCACGccttccaccctcctcttccagatCGACTATCCAAAGCCATCCAGAATATTGGATACGGGTGCCTAGAGAAG GTGTACATCTCCTTCCCAACTGCCTTCTGGCTTACACCTGATGTAAATGGACGGAAAGTCCAAGGATTTTGCCAATGGCTTTCGCCAAACTATTCCAAAGACACTAATCCCGCCGGTTGGACCAACGAGATCGTCGAGCTCGCCTCCATGggcccttcttctcatccgACGTTGCTATTCTACACATACGGCGATGAATCACGACATATCACATCCACCTTGCGCTCTCTGCCCTCGCAGAAAGAGAAACTCGACTTTTTGTTCAACTTCTTCAAGCCATACTACTCACGGCTGCCGTCATACGACGAGAACAACCCCGATTGCCACCCTGTAGTTGCGGTAGCCACTGACTGGCTTGGTGATGATTTGGCGGGGAATGGTAGCTATGCCAACTTCCAGAAGGGGCTCAAGGAGGGCGACAAAGACATCGAGATCATGCGGCAGGGAATATCGGGTGAGGGGATCTGGCTGGCAGGGGAGCACACCGCGCCGTTTGTTGCTCTGGGGACTGTGACAGGGGCTTACTggagcggggagggggttgcaaaggaggtggcggggagttatgggaggaggatggcggagaAGCTTGGAAAGGAGgatgccatcaccaactGA